In one Chitinophaga sancti genomic region, the following are encoded:
- the tnpC gene encoding IS66 family transposase encodes MSAILPLRRVKPEIIYTLSEALEQVNALQLQKADLSNALTQERHVFSRIIQELTTENTALKEEKDQQKRWLSNEQERGIDKDRRIASLEETIAELQTALAGKTDEAQRKDWQLKELQEMLFGQRSEKFIPDAATTQTAIQQTLGEEFDKTEVEAIIEQTIASTITDTQTGTTSKTSRRKKRHKAHKGRRPIPTHLETETIVYDLPGDKTGMKPMGKKVSVYYEIIPGKLIRKEEHHLQYKSADGKIHCTPVQPRMIERGIVSNKLLAHLHSERFVYYMPYYRQQQRFERLTGVSFAASTIDHWEEVCYKKLKRLLKLLKKTVQTASYIKADETTLKYLHDEGQGKAANGWMWVFHAPEHKLVLFEFHPGRAHDVPKEILKDFAGILQTDALSSYTAAFKENDKVTLMSCLAHIRRGFKKAQRQNKILADQVLVYFNIIYRIEAYAKRKHFTPDQRLALRQKYSKPFFDKIRSWLDEHKDKHVPDSLLAKAITYANNQWDKLNILFLNGRIDVDNNSTENAIRPITLFRKNSLFASNEHGGERAALFYSLVETCKLNRIDPFEYLNDVYNRLHDCTASELTQLLPSNWKSAAAGKAAV; translated from the coding sequence ATGTCCGCGATATTACCTTTGCGACGAGTGAAACCTGAGATCATATACACATTGTCTGAAGCACTGGAACAAGTGAATGCGCTGCAACTGCAGAAAGCAGATTTGTCTAATGCACTTACCCAGGAAAGACATGTGTTCAGTCGCATTATTCAGGAGCTCACAACAGAGAATACTGCGCTAAAAGAAGAAAAAGACCAGCAGAAACGTTGGTTATCTAATGAGCAGGAACGTGGGATTGATAAAGATAGGAGGATTGCATCTCTGGAGGAAACTATTGCAGAACTGCAGACCGCTCTTGCTGGCAAAACAGATGAGGCACAGCGTAAAGACTGGCAATTAAAAGAGCTGCAGGAGATGTTATTTGGCCAGCGTAGTGAAAAATTTATTCCTGACGCGGCAACTACACAGACAGCTATTCAGCAAACCCTGGGAGAAGAATTTGATAAAACCGAAGTCGAAGCTATTATTGAACAAACAATAGCTTCGACCATCACAGATACCCAAACAGGCACTACTTCCAAAACCAGCCGCAGAAAAAAGCGTCACAAAGCACATAAAGGAAGAAGACCCATCCCCACTCACCTGGAAACAGAAACCATTGTTTATGATCTTCCCGGAGACAAAACAGGCATGAAGCCTATGGGGAAGAAGGTCTCTGTTTATTACGAAATTATTCCCGGAAAACTAATCAGAAAAGAAGAACATCACCTTCAATATAAATCAGCAGATGGAAAGATCCACTGCACTCCTGTCCAGCCACGGATGATAGAAAGGGGAATTGTAAGCAACAAATTACTTGCCCATCTGCACAGTGAGCGTTTTGTTTACTATATGCCATACTATCGCCAGCAGCAGCGGTTTGAGCGCCTGACAGGCGTTAGTTTTGCAGCATCAACAATCGACCACTGGGAGGAAGTTTGTTATAAAAAGCTGAAGCGATTATTAAAATTATTGAAGAAGACTGTACAGACGGCCAGTTACATTAAGGCCGATGAGACTACCCTAAAATACCTTCACGACGAAGGTCAGGGCAAAGCCGCCAATGGTTGGATGTGGGTGTTTCATGCACCGGAACACAAGCTTGTGCTCTTTGAATTTCATCCTGGCAGAGCTCATGATGTACCAAAAGAAATTCTGAAAGACTTTGCAGGCATATTACAAACAGATGCGCTATCGTCTTATACAGCTGCTTTTAAAGAGAACGACAAAGTTACGTTGATGAGCTGCCTGGCCCATATCCGCAGAGGCTTCAAAAAAGCTCAGCGACAAAATAAAATACTGGCAGACCAGGTGCTTGTATACTTTAATATCATTTACCGTATAGAAGCGTATGCTAAACGTAAACATTTTACTCCCGACCAACGACTGGCATTACGACAGAAATATAGTAAACCTTTTTTTGACAAGATCCGCAGCTGGTTGGATGAACACAAGGATAAACATGTACCTGATAGCCTGTTGGCTAAAGCTATTACTTATGCAAATAATCAGTGGGATAAGCTGAATATATTATTTTTAAACGGAAGAATAGACGTTGACAATAACTCGACTGAGAACGCGATCCGTCCAATTACATTATTTAGGAAAAACTCCCTTTTTGCTAGTAATGAACATGGTGGGGAAAGGGCTGCATTATTTTATTCTCTCGTAGAAACTTGTAAGCTGAATCGGATTGATCCATTCGAATACTTAAATGATGTGTATAATCGACTCCACGACTGCACAGCCAGTGAACTGACACAGTTATTACCTTCAAATTGGAAATCAGCAGCAGCAGGAAAAGCAGCTGTTTAG
- a CDS encoding helix-turn-helix transcriptional regulator, whose protein sequence is MGTLTITNVEKHSSTTPIPTYFTPYLLDWTAKELYSDHSKSILVQYFGSPHFYYNNYVSYTREDQPQTIRLHNPSQSMIVQIYTECHSLQWYNNDLKTKKILFTSSSEFNVSLKEGILLHLFTIEKPFLEQLIGNHISADSLVQGQLAPHKLISSKLNTILNPDSNPVQLRLKILSLIIDIISLCSKPDHSDPSAKNQTSIQNMLDEIKERIIEKPNIKDFHYSRLAKEYLSNRSTLSRGFKSAYGITLTQFLHVQLMNKAKQLLIETEMSVNEISDYLGYNQATNFSRNFFKQFRQQPHEFRK, encoded by the coding sequence ATGGGCACCCTCACCATTACCAACGTCGAAAAACACTCCAGTACCACCCCTATCCCCACCTACTTTACCCCTTACCTCCTTGACTGGACCGCCAAAGAACTCTATTCCGATCATTCCAAATCCATTTTAGTGCAATATTTCGGCAGCCCCCATTTCTATTACAACAATTATGTATCATATACCAGGGAGGATCAACCCCAGACCATCCGCTTACATAACCCCTCCCAGAGCATGATTGTCCAGATCTACACCGAATGCCACTCCCTTCAATGGTACAACAACGATCTGAAAACAAAAAAGATCCTCTTCACCTCCTCCAGCGAGTTCAACGTTTCTCTCAAAGAAGGGATCCTTCTCCACTTATTCACCATCGAAAAACCTTTCCTGGAACAATTGATCGGCAATCATATCAGCGCAGATTCCCTGGTTCAGGGCCAACTGGCACCTCATAAACTCATCAGTTCTAAACTAAATACCATCCTAAACCCCGACTCCAACCCGGTACAACTCAGGCTAAAGATCCTCTCCCTCATCATAGACATTATTTCCCTCTGCTCCAAACCAGATCACTCAGACCCCAGTGCTAAAAATCAAACCTCTATCCAAAACATGCTGGATGAGATCAAAGAGCGGATCATCGAAAAACCGAATATCAAGGATTTCCATTACTCGCGATTAGCAAAGGAATATTTAAGCAACCGATCTACCTTATCCAGGGGCTTTAAATCCGCCTACGGCATCACCCTCACGCAATTTCTGCATGTACAGCTCATGAACAAGGCCAAACAACTATTGATAGAGACAGAGATGTCTGTAAACGAAATATCAGATTACCTGGGGTATAACCAGGCCACTAATTTCTCGAGAAACTTCTTCAAGCAATTCCGGCAGCAGCCACATGAATTTAGGAAATAA
- a CDS encoding Fic family protein, translating into MGMINSASLTITPKLLSLIAEIDEFKGAWRALGQLAPEQLSSLKKVATIESIGSSTRIEGSKLTDKQVEALLSNLEIQKFTTRDEQEVAGYSTVMNLLFQSYTEIPLSENYIQQMHSLLLKHSEKDNWHRGSYKKSPNHVEAFDSTGKSIGVVLETSNPFKTPIRMQDLIEWATDAYATKNLHPLLVTAMVIVEFLAILPFPDGNGRLS; encoded by the coding sequence ATGGGTATGATAAATTCCGCTTCACTAACTATAACGCCAAAATTACTTTCACTAATAGCTGAAATAGATGAGTTCAAAGGAGCATGGCGTGCTTTGGGGCAACTTGCCCCTGAACAACTTTCTTCCTTAAAAAAAGTTGCTACAATTGAAAGTATCGGATCATCAACTCGTATTGAGGGAAGTAAACTTACTGATAAACAAGTAGAAGCCCTCCTATCCAATCTTGAAATACAAAAGTTTACAACAAGAGATGAACAGGAAGTAGCAGGTTACTCAACTGTTATGAATTTGCTCTTTCAGAGTTATACTGAAATCCCGCTCTCTGAAAACTATATTCAGCAAATGCATTCACTATTATTAAAACATAGTGAAAAAGATAATTGGCATCGGGGAAGTTATAAGAAATCACCTAATCATGTAGAAGCCTTTGATAGCACTGGTAAATCTATCGGAGTTGTACTTGAAACATCAAACCCTTTTAAGACACCGATTCGTATGCAGGATTTAATTGAATGGGCAACAGATGCCTATGCGACAAAAAACCTGCACCCGCTATTAGTCACTGCAATGGTTATTGTCGAGTTTCTTGCAATACTTCCTTTCCCGGATGGAAACGGAAGGCTTTCCTGA
- a CDS encoding DUF977 family protein: MAAIFLRALQRQKRRLEAKVEKENLLLMQLPELSLQILQLVQSRGKATISDIVTITNANRNTVKKHLEMLVETKRLQKNGIGKGTWYTI, from the coding sequence ATGGCTGCTATTTTTCTTCGTGCTTTACAACGACAAAAGAGACGGCTGGAAGCAAAGGTTGAGAAGGAAAATCTGCTCCTTATGCAACTTCCTGAATTATCCCTTCAGATATTACAATTGGTGCAATCCAGAGGGAAAGCAACTATCAGTGACATTGTTACTATAACCAATGCAAATCGCAATACCGTTAAAAAACATTTAGAGATGTTGGTTGAGACAAAGCGTCTTCAGAAAAATGGAATTGGAAAAGGTACCTGGTACACTATCTAA
- a CDS encoding transposase, whose amino-acid sequence MNKGRRKFNAAFKAKVAIEALKEQLTLAELAEKYDIHPTQITEWKKQLLSGSEDVFDQGKKAGSDASDHQEEKDELYKQIGQLKVEVDWLKKKSEQAFGKNWKDGFSK is encoded by the coding sequence ATGAACAAGGGAAGAAGAAAGTTCAATGCAGCGTTTAAAGCGAAAGTAGCTATCGAAGCCTTAAAGGAACAGCTGACCTTAGCAGAGCTGGCCGAGAAGTATGATATACATCCTACTCAGATAACTGAGTGGAAGAAGCAACTGCTTTCAGGGTCAGAGGATGTGTTTGACCAGGGAAAGAAGGCAGGTAGCGATGCCTCAGATCATCAGGAAGAAAAAGACGAACTATATAAGCAAATCGGTCAACTCAAGGTAGAGGTCGACTGGTTGAAAAAAAAATCTGAGCAGGCATTTGGGAAAAACTGGAAAGATGGCTTTAGTAAATAA
- the tnpA gene encoding IS66 family insertion sequence element accessory protein TnpA has product MKRKKSSVTGHHFSEQEIISALEQFTQAGNISVKEFTAAFQISAGTFYNWRKRYGNQLVETNAPVGFIDVDLSPVQQEPVSGTIFAEYRGIVFYQRVEPSYLKALL; this is encoded by the coding sequence ATGAAACGAAAAAAATCTTCCGTAACCGGTCATCATTTCAGTGAACAAGAGATCATCTCAGCTCTTGAACAGTTCACTCAGGCTGGTAATATAAGTGTGAAGGAGTTTACCGCTGCCTTTCAGATATCGGCAGGTACTTTTTATAATTGGCGCAAACGCTATGGGAATCAACTTGTAGAAACAAATGCTCCCGTAGGGTTTATTGATGTAGACCTCTCTCCGGTCCAACAAGAGCCTGTGTCGGGAACTATCTTTGCAGAATATCGCGGTATTGTTTTTTATCAGCGCGTTGAACCTTCATATCTAAAAGCCCTGTTGTAA
- a CDS encoding IS3 family transposase: MALVNKEDSELSIVRQCQLLEVSRSSHYHEPKGESKLNLELMEQIDRMHLEHPYFGAERMAKHLSTPELHVNVKRIRRLMRKMDISAIYPAPNTSEACKWHKTYPYLLRNLKIDRNNMVWSMDITYIPMPKGFMYLCAIIDWNSRYLLSWTLSNTMTVEFCLEALEKAISIYGAPEILNTDQGSQFTSEDFTTAVLSAEIRLSMDGVGRATDNITIERFWRSIKYENIYLNAYDSTLDLYKGIHRYVEFYNWERKHQGLEYKTPAEVYGAADKLSTYPQISTKRKKEPKKEKGYNSSNRFDSLINNSPIAV, encoded by the coding sequence ATGGCTTTAGTAAATAAGGAGGACAGTGAGCTCAGTATTGTACGTCAGTGTCAATTGCTGGAAGTATCTCGTAGCAGCCATTACCATGAGCCCAAAGGAGAAAGCAAATTAAACCTGGAGCTGATGGAGCAGATAGACCGTATGCATTTGGAACATCCCTATTTTGGGGCAGAGCGCATGGCAAAACATCTGAGTACACCAGAGCTACATGTTAATGTGAAGCGGATAAGGCGATTGATGCGGAAAATGGATATTTCGGCCATATATCCCGCCCCTAATACAAGTGAGGCATGTAAGTGGCACAAAACATATCCATACCTGCTTCGGAACCTGAAAATAGACCGGAATAATATGGTTTGGAGTATGGATATAACTTATATTCCAATGCCGAAGGGTTTTATGTACCTGTGTGCGATTATAGACTGGAATAGCCGCTATCTGTTATCCTGGACACTCAGCAATACCATGACAGTGGAATTTTGTCTGGAAGCGCTTGAAAAGGCCATTTCTATTTATGGAGCACCAGAGATCTTAAATACGGATCAGGGCAGCCAGTTTACAAGTGAAGACTTTACAACAGCTGTATTAAGTGCTGAAATTCGCCTAAGCATGGATGGAGTAGGACGAGCCACAGACAATATCACAATCGAGCGATTTTGGCGTAGCATCAAGTATGAGAATATCTATCTCAATGCTTATGATAGTACGCTGGATTTATACAAGGGAATTCACAGGTATGTGGAATTCTACAACTGGGAACGAAAACATCAAGGCCTGGAATATAAGACTCCTGCTGAGGTTTATGGAGCAGCTGATAAGTTATCCACATATCCACAGATATCAACAAAAAGAAAAAAAGAACCAAAAAAAGAAAAAGGTTATAATAGTAGTAATAGATTTGATTCTTTAATTAATAATTCACCTATTGCTGTCTAA
- a CDS encoding NAD(P)/FAD-dependent oxidoreductase: MSKKAIIIGAGPAGLTAAYEFLTRSDIIPVVLEKSGDIGGISKTINYKGNRMDIGGHRFFSKSDRVMKWWLNILPVVTGGESAHTITYQNKSRVVYHEENGITTDPDKVMLVRPRLSRIYFLRKFFSYPVQLSIDTLMKLGVFRTIGILFSYLKAQIWPNKPELTLEDFMINRFGKILYGLFFKDYTEKVWGVPCNEIPAEWGAQRIKGVSITKAIQHAVKSLKPKKASGDVSQKDTETSLIEQFFYPKLGPGQLWEEVAAKVKVLGGEILMHQEVVKVDVEGDQAKAITIRNSKTGETQVIEGDYFFSTMPVKELIAAIGEQVPENVQYIASNLQYRDFITVGLLLNNMSYADKSTGEIKRLELKDTWIYIQERDVKVGRLQIFNNWSPYLVADPKTTWVGMEFFCNDTDDFWKLPDEKIKAIAIKELHKIGLATEENVIDGTVLRVEKTYPAYFGAYERFSEIRTYVDGIKNLYLVGRNGMHKYNNADHSMLTAITAVDNILNGIEDKDNIWAINTEQDYHEEKKNDDSNGERGVKVEPTPEVVETSESKKKLSYTP; encoded by the coding sequence ATGAGTAAAAAGGCTATTATTATCGGCGCAGGCCCGGCTGGTCTAACCGCAGCCTACGAATTCCTGACCAGAAGTGATATTATTCCGGTTGTATTAGAAAAATCCGGCGACATAGGCGGCATATCAAAGACGATTAACTATAAAGGAAATCGGATGGATATTGGCGGACATCGGTTTTTTTCCAAATCTGACAGAGTAATGAAATGGTGGCTGAATATCCTACCTGTAGTAACAGGGGGAGAAAGCGCGCATACCATTACTTATCAAAATAAAAGCAGGGTGGTGTACCATGAAGAAAACGGGATCACGACTGATCCTGATAAAGTCATGTTAGTAAGACCCAGGCTCTCAAGAATATACTTCCTCCGGAAGTTCTTTTCTTATCCGGTGCAGTTGTCTATAGATACCCTGATGAAACTGGGTGTTTTCCGTACTATTGGTATTTTGTTTTCTTATCTGAAAGCACAGATTTGGCCTAATAAACCTGAATTGACCTTAGAAGATTTTATGATCAATAGATTCGGGAAGATCTTGTATGGGTTGTTCTTTAAAGACTATACAGAAAAAGTATGGGGTGTTCCTTGTAATGAGATTCCAGCAGAATGGGGGGCGCAAAGAATAAAAGGGGTGAGCATTACCAAAGCTATTCAACATGCAGTGAAGTCACTAAAACCTAAGAAGGCAAGTGGTGATGTGTCGCAAAAGGATACGGAGACCAGTCTGATAGAGCAGTTCTTTTATCCTAAACTTGGCCCAGGTCAATTGTGGGAAGAAGTCGCTGCCAAAGTGAAAGTATTGGGTGGTGAGATACTGATGCACCAGGAAGTGGTGAAAGTAGATGTGGAAGGAGATCAGGCAAAGGCCATTACTATCAGGAATTCAAAAACAGGTGAAACACAGGTCATAGAAGGAGATTACTTTTTTAGCACCATGCCGGTGAAAGAACTGATTGCTGCAATAGGAGAGCAGGTACCAGAAAATGTACAATATATAGCCAGTAACTTACAGTATAGGGATTTTATTACTGTAGGCCTGTTGTTGAATAATATGTCTTATGCTGATAAAAGCACAGGGGAGATTAAACGCCTGGAACTAAAAGATACCTGGATCTACATCCAGGAACGAGACGTGAAAGTAGGCAGATTACAGATCTTTAATAACTGGAGCCCTTACCTGGTGGCAGATCCTAAAACTACCTGGGTAGGGATGGAATTCTTCTGTAATGATACCGATGATTTCTGGAAATTGCCAGATGAGAAAATAAAAGCGATTGCGATTAAAGAATTGCATAAGATAGGTCTGGCAACGGAGGAAAATGTGATAGATGGAACGGTATTAAGAGTGGAGAAAACATATCCTGCTTATTTTGGTGCCTATGAGCGCTTTAGTGAAATACGAACCTATGTAGATGGAATTAAGAATTTGTATTTAGTAGGTCGCAATGGCATGCATAAATATAATAATGCGGACCACTCCATGTTAACCGCTATTACCGCTGTGGATAATATACTGAATGGAATAGAGGACAAAGATAATATCTGGGCGATTAATACAGAGCAGGATTATCATGAAGAAAAGAAGAATGATGATAGTAATGGAGAGCGGGGAGTGAAAGTAGAACCGACGCCTGAAGTTGTTGAGACTTCGGAGAGTAAAAAAAAACTGAGCTACACCCCTTAG
- a CDS encoding DDE-type integrase/transposase/recombinase, translating into MLLQITQHQTGPKGIQKKKFCVTAERAHDLPVADNLLNRNFKAERANQKWVSDFTYIRISEGWLYLAVIVDLFSRKVVGWSMDMSMKTGLVVAALRMALRSRKPKLGLIHHSDRAV; encoded by the coding sequence TTGCTGTTACAGATCACACAGCATCAAACAGGGCCCAAAGGTATACAAAAGAAAAAGTTCTGTGTAACTGCCGAAAGGGCTCATGATCTGCCAGTCGCTGATAACCTGCTTAACCGGAATTTTAAAGCTGAAAGAGCTAATCAAAAATGGGTGTCCGATTTCACTTACATTAGAATCAGTGAAGGATGGCTTTACCTGGCAGTAATAGTTGATCTATTCTCCAGAAAGGTGGTAGGATGGTCTATGGATATGAGCATGAAGACAGGACTGGTTGTTGCAGCGTTAAGAATGGCACTCCGCTCACGAAAGCCGAAACTTGGATTGATACATCATTCAGACCGGGCAGTTTAA
- a CDS encoding PDDEXK nuclease domain-containing protein yields the protein MNKEYQAWLSQIKIKVQQAQLRAAKNFNIVLIELYWELGREIVARQKDFKWGDNFLQQLAIDLKLSFPQINGFSRRNLYTIRQWYLFFSKQFEFVPQAVAQLPWSYQRLLISKVKEIDIAIIYANYTHKNGWSRDTLEVNINRSYHLKLGKADNNFKVTLPKPQSDLAIENIKDPYHFDFLGLEDDAQEREIEKALTQRITDFMLELGKGFAFVGRQYKLEINEADYFLDLLFYHLHLRCYVVIELKAGKFKPEYAGKLNFYLSAVDSQLKHPTDKESIGIILCRMKDKIEVEYTS from the coding sequence ATGAATAAGGAATACCAAGCGTGGCTTTCGCAAATTAAAATTAAAGTACAGCAGGCCCAATTAAGGGCTGCTAAGAATTTCAACATTGTTTTGATTGAACTTTATTGGGAATTAGGGCGTGAAATTGTGGCACGTCAAAAAGATTTTAAGTGGGGAGACAACTTTCTTCAACAGCTGGCAATTGACTTGAAATTAAGTTTTCCGCAAATAAATGGCTTCTCCCGTAGGAATTTATATACAATAAGACAATGGTATCTGTTCTTTTCAAAGCAATTTGAATTTGTGCCACAAGCTGTGGCACAATTACCATGGTCATATCAAAGACTACTGATTTCCAAGGTAAAAGAAATAGATATTGCCATTATTTATGCAAACTACACTCATAAAAACGGTTGGTCCCGTGATACACTTGAAGTAAATATTAATAGAAGTTACCATTTAAAATTAGGGAAGGCAGATAACAATTTTAAGGTAACGCTTCCCAAACCGCAATCTGACCTGGCAATAGAAAATATTAAAGATCCATATCATTTTGATTTCTTAGGATTGGAAGATGATGCACAGGAACGAGAAATTGAGAAAGCATTGACCCAAAGGATAACAGATTTTATGCTGGAACTCGGAAAGGGGTTTGCATTTGTGGGGCGTCAATACAAATTGGAGATAAATGAAGCAGATTATTTTCTGGATTTACTATTTTATCATTTGCATCTTAGATGTTATGTAGTAATAGAATTAAAAGCTGGGAAATTTAAACCAGAATATGCTGGGAAATTGAATTTTTATCTATCTGCTGTAGATAGTCAATTGAAACATCCAACTGATAAAGAATCAATAGGAATCATTTTATGTAGAATGAAGGATAAAATTGAAGTTGAATACACTTCGTGA
- a CDS encoding IS5 family transposase has protein sequence MIRYTPAKQLTLEGFSTPFSQQLSTTNRWVILAAKIPWDKLADVYYKKMRADFGAPTLSARMVIGAVIIKHILNIDDREVVEQITENIYLQYFVGLSSFQQEAPFDASLMVSIRKRLGIDVMSRLNEIILQEAGLIKANEEKTADTRSEDDQDGNGGKSNNNVLNEHTESVKGKSSDGLSGTVMLDATVSEQQIEYPTDIKLLNEGRRQLERMIERGCQVAELVMPRMYRRIARKQYLNIAKKKNKSKRDIRRGIRQQLQYVKRDLKYINWLIESEANFKGVLKMKDWRLIRVIQEMYRQQAEMYKNREHKISDRIVSIYQPHVRPIPRGKDRVSTEFGSKQLVMLKDGYTHIEKLSWDNYNEGSLLTESLETYKRLFGCYPERVLGDQLFGTRENRRFMSGKGIRYVGKPLGRPSSNSKEQKRLLQKEMPERNAIEGKFGQGKNAYGLGKIKARLKDTAESWVMSIYFVMNLLKLAAGSLLSVLQIYYWLVKEGYLTTMGNRSDTQFISRYLRH, from the coding sequence ATGATACGTTACACTCCTGCAAAACAGTTAACCTTAGAAGGATTTTCAACTCCTTTTTCGCAGCAATTATCCACTACAAACCGATGGGTTATACTAGCTGCAAAGATTCCGTGGGACAAACTGGCGGACGTGTATTATAAAAAAATGCGGGCAGATTTCGGTGCTCCAACATTGAGTGCCCGGATGGTAATAGGTGCAGTGATCATCAAACATATACTTAACATAGATGATCGGGAGGTAGTAGAGCAGATCACGGAAAATATATATCTGCAATATTTTGTAGGCTTAAGCAGTTTTCAACAGGAGGCTCCCTTTGATGCATCATTGATGGTCAGTATTAGAAAAAGATTAGGCATAGATGTGATGTCCAGATTGAATGAGATTATTTTGCAGGAAGCCGGACTAATCAAAGCGAATGAAGAGAAAACAGCGGATACCCGCAGTGAGGATGATCAGGATGGGAATGGTGGAAAGAGTAATAACAATGTCTTGAATGAGCATACAGAGAGCGTAAAAGGAAAGTCATCTGATGGGCTATCAGGAACAGTCATGTTAGATGCGACAGTGTCAGAGCAACAGATCGAATATCCAACAGATATCAAATTATTAAATGAGGGTCGCCGTCAATTGGAAAGGATGATAGAGCGGGGATGTCAGGTAGCAGAACTGGTGATGCCGCGCATGTATCGGAGAATAGCGAGGAAGCAATATTTGAACATTGCCAAAAAAAAGAACAAAAGCAAACGAGATATACGCAGAGGTATCCGACAGCAATTACAATATGTTAAACGAGATTTAAAGTACATCAACTGGCTGATAGAATCAGAAGCTAATTTCAAGGGGGTGCTGAAAATGAAAGACTGGAGGTTAATACGGGTGATCCAGGAAATGTATCGTCAGCAGGCAGAGATGTATAAGAATAGAGAGCATAAAATATCGGATCGGATTGTAAGTATCTATCAACCGCATGTACGTCCAATACCGAGAGGTAAAGACCGTGTATCAACTGAGTTTGGCAGCAAACAACTGGTGATGTTGAAAGATGGCTACACCCATATAGAAAAACTGAGCTGGGATAATTACAATGAAGGTTCATTGTTGACCGAAAGCCTTGAAACATATAAACGCTTGTTTGGGTGCTATCCAGAGCGTGTATTGGGAGATCAGTTGTTCGGCACACGTGAAAACAGACGATTCATGAGTGGAAAAGGGATCCGTTATGTGGGCAAGCCATTGGGTCGGCCCTCATCAAATAGTAAGGAGCAAAAGCGATTATTGCAAAAGGAGATGCCGGAACGAAATGCGATCGAAGGGAAGTTTGGACAGGGGAAAAATGCATATGGACTGGGCAAAATCAAGGCCCGCCTCAAGGATACAGCTGAGAGTTGGGTGATGTCTATATACTTTGTTATGAATCTGCTTAAACTGGCAGCAGGTTCTTTGTTGTCAGTACTGCAGATCTATTACTGGCTGGTAAAGGAGGGCTATTTGACCACAATGGGGAATAGATCCGATACACAATTTATATCCCGGTATCTGAGACATTAA
- the tnpB gene encoding IS66 family insertion sequence element accessory protein TnpB (TnpB, as the term is used for proteins encoded by IS66 family insertion elements, is considered an accessory protein, since TnpC, encoded by a neighboring gene, is a DDE family transposase.), translating into MLSLTGYRLVLWNSNTDMRLSFNGLSGIVVNEIKEDPFQYGTLYAFFNHRRTQVKILGWDGDGFGIFYKRLSRGTFGTPIYNIETKMMVLEKKDLLLILEGVEVRFRKRYERSGRYHKS; encoded by the coding sequence ATGTTATCACTAACTGGTTATCGCCTGGTATTATGGAACAGCAACACGGATATGCGCTTAAGTTTTAACGGCCTGTCTGGTATTGTTGTAAATGAGATAAAAGAAGACCCTTTTCAGTATGGTACCCTCTATGCGTTTTTCAATCACCGTCGCACGCAGGTTAAGATTCTTGGCTGGGATGGAGACGGCTTCGGCATATTTTATAAAAGATTGTCAAGAGGTACTTTTGGTACACCTATATACAACATTGAAACTAAGATGATGGTGTTAGAAAAGAAGGATCTTTTACTAATATTGGAAGGAGTAGAAGTGAGATTCCGCAAACGTTATGAACGATCAGGCAGATATCATAAAAGCTGA